A single window of Crassostrea angulata isolate pt1a10 chromosome 8, ASM2561291v2, whole genome shotgun sequence DNA harbors:
- the LOC128159428 gene encoding uncharacterized protein LOC128159428: MVPRALLVTALVFLAGLVSGEDLVCTSNFERIISSDCKTLHRCVWGKPVRMPDCSPGLIYSRQFGVCVYEGSEFDDCGTQKATEDPCTSQPCHHGGGCKTSEDGKSFTCLCPAEYGGPTCEKELTIEEICRTQSYYRAPHPQYCQIYYDCTTKYTRVPIYFEQHMRECEYPLLFSEQTLKCENYTEVKCGNRTEYKSACQYLSHRCGASSHCMPCALNHPSCEGKQDGVYQHGYKSESPWFMVCKDERFVSDGLCPPDPILHVESRVYEGECTSLYNIPKDKGGIMPDCSELEDGSYTEGEEETDIYFRCEKGETTVLRCPAGQIFDKDTENCKEK; encoded by the exons ATGGTACCACGAGCGTTGTTGGTGACGGCTTTGGTGTTCCTGGCTGGGCTGGTGAGTGGGGAGGATTTGGTCTGTACCTCCAACTTTGAGAGGATTATCTCTAGCGATTGTAAGACCCTCCACCGGTGTGTGTGGGGTAAGCCAGTGAGGATGCCAGACTGTAGCCCCGGGCTCATCTACAGCCGACAGTTCGGGGTGTGTGTTTACGAGGGCAGCGAGTTTGATGACTGCGGAACCCAGAAAG CCACGGAAGACCCTTGCACCAGTCAACCGTGCCACCATGGAGGAGGATGTAAGACCTCAGAGGACGGCAAATCCTTCACGTGTCTGTGCCCTGCGGAGTACGGCGGGCCCACGTGCGAGAAAG AGCTCACAATAGAGGAAATCTGCAGGACTCAGTCCTACTACCGAGCCCCCCACCCCCAGTATTGTCAGATCTACTATGACTGTACCACCAAATACACCAGGGTCCCAATATACTTCGAGCAACACATGCGAGAATGCGAATACCCTTTGTTGTTCTCGGAGCAAACGTTAAAATGCGAGAATTACACTGAAGTGAAATGTGGAAACAGAACAGAGTATAAGTCAGCTT GTCAGTATCTTTCGCACCGGTGTGGAGCATCATCCCATTGTATGCCTTGTGCTCTTAACCATCCTAGCTGTGAAGGGAAACAAGATGGCGTCTATCAACATGGTTACAAATCTGAGTCTCCATGGTTCATGGTTTGCAAGGATGAAAGATTCGTCTCTGATGGACTTTGTCCTCCGGATCCAATTTTGCACGTGGAGTCACGAGTATATGAAGGAGAATGCACGAGCTTGTACAACATACCCAAGGACAAGGGAGGAATCATGCCCGACTGTTCAGAGCTCGAAGACGGCAGTTACACTGAAGGGGAAGAAGAGACAGATATTTACTTCCGGTGCGAAAAAGGGGAAACAACCGTGTTAAGATGTCCCGCGGGACAGATCTTCGACAAGGATACAGAGAACTGCAAAGAAAAATGA